A portion of the Salvelinus fontinalis isolate EN_2023a chromosome 32, ASM2944872v1, whole genome shotgun sequence genome contains these proteins:
- the LOC129830520 gene encoding uncharacterized protein LOC129830520, which yields MGRDPSTPDTRLQPSYPRHQTPTLLPRDQTPTLLPRGPDSNPPTPDTRLQPSYPGDQTPTLLPRGLDSNPPIPDSNPPTPEARLQPSYPRGQTPTLLLWRTDSNPPTPEARLQPSYSRGQTPTLLLQRPDSNPPTPEARLQPSYPRGQTPTLLLQRPDSNTPIPEARLQPSYSRGQTPTLPLQRPDSNPPTPEARLQPSHSRGQTPTLPLQRPDSNPPTPEARLQPSHSRGQTPTLLWRPDSIIFCYPFLALQSFHRD from the coding sequence ATGGGCAGAGACCCTTCTACCCCAGACACCAGACTCCAACCCTCCTACCCCAGACACCAGACTCCAACCCTCCTACCCCGGGACCAGACTCCAACCCTCCTACCCCGGGGACCAGACTCCAACCCTCCTACCCCAGACACCAGACTTCAACCCTCCTACCCCGGGGACCAGACTCCAACCCTCCTACCCCGGGGACTAGACTCCAACCCTCCTATTCCAGATTCCAACCCTCCTACCCCAGAGGCCAGACTCCAACCCTCCTACCCCAGAGGCCAGACTCCAACCCTCCTTCTCTGGAGGACAGACTCCAACCCTCCTACTCCAGAGGCCAGACTCCAACCCTCCTACTCCAGAGGCCAGACTCCAACCCTCCTACTCCAGAGGCCAGACTCCAACCCTCCTACTCCAGAGGCCAGACTCCAACCCTCCTACCCCAGAGGCCAGACTCCAACCCTCCTACTCCAGAGGCCAGACTCCAACACTCCTATTCCAGAGGCCAGACTCCAACCCTCATACTCCAGAGGCCAGACTCCAACCCTCCCACTCCAGAGGCCAGACTCCAACCCTCCCACTCCAGAGGCCAGACTCCAACCCTCCCACTCCAGAGGCCAGACTCCAACCCTCCCACTCCAGAGGCCAGACTCCAACCCTCCCACTCCAGAGGCCAGACTCCAACCCTCCCACTCCAGAGGCCAGACTCCAACCCTTCTCTGGAGGCCAGACTCCATTATCTTTTGCTACCCATTCCTGGCACTACAGTCCTTCCATAGAGACTGA